From Deltaproteobacteria bacterium, a single genomic window includes:
- the rpsC gene encoding 30S ribosomal protein S3, translating into MGQKVHPVGLRLGIIRSWDSRWFAKKGYSQLVYEDKKIREFIKEKLYHAGVSRIEIERAADRAKIKIFTARPGIVIGKKGAEIEALKKVLEQKFKREILIDIQEVRKPEMDAVLVAENIALQLTRRVAFRRAMKKAVSSALKFGAKGVRVACAGRLGGAEMARREWYREGRVPLHTLRADIDYGTAVAKTTYGVIGVKVWIFKGEVLT; encoded by the coding sequence TTGGGTCAAAAGGTACATCCCGTGGGACTGCGGCTGGGCATTATTCGCTCTTGGGATTCCAGATGGTTTGCCAAGAAGGGCTATTCACAGCTTGTCTACGAAGACAAAAAGATCCGGGAGTTCATAAAAGAAAAACTCTACCATGCCGGAGTCTCGCGTATTGAAATAGAGCGGGCAGCTGACAGGGCAAAGATAAAGATCTTTACGGCTCGCCCCGGCATTGTCATAGGCAAGAAGGGGGCGGAGATCGAGGCCCTGAAAAAGGTGCTGGAGCAGAAGTTCAAGAGAGAAATTCTCATAGATATTCAGGAGGTCCGCAAGCCCGAGATGGATGCGGTGCTGGTGGCAGAAAACATAGCTTTGCAGCTGACTCGTCGGGTGGCCTTTCGCCGGGCCATGAAAAAGGCGGTGAGTTCGGCCCTGAAGTTCGGGGCCAAGGGAGTACGGGTGGCCTGCGCCGGGCGCCTTGGAGGCGCAGAAATGGCCAGACGTGAGTGGTACCGGGAGGGGCGGGTGCCCCTGCACACGCTTCGAGCCGACATTGACTACGGTACGGCAGTAGCCAAGACCACCTACGGAGTTATTGGCGTAAAGGTGTGGATCTTCAAGGGAGAGGTTCTTACCTGA
- the rpsQ gene encoding 30S ribosomal protein S17, giving the protein MKRRGLGKSQTGIVVSDKMDKTVVVRVDRLVKHPMYKKYVRRRSQFMAHDEQNACQIGDRVLIRETRPLSKTKRWRVSKIIEKAVT; this is encoded by the coding sequence ATGAAAAGGCGAGGTCTAGGAAAGAGCCAGACCGGTATCGTGGTCAGTGACAAGATGGACAAGACCGTGGTTGTCCGGGTCGACAGATTAGTGAAACACCCCATGTACAAGAAATATGTGCGTAGACGATCGCAGTTCATGGCACACGATGAACAGAATGCGTGCCAGATAGGTGATCGGGTGTTGATCCGCGAAACCAGGCCCCTCAGCAAAACCAAGCGCTGGCGGGTCAGCAAGATTATAGAGAAGGCTGTTACTTGA
- the rplN gene encoding 50S ribosomal protein L14, whose amino-acid sequence MIQAETKLLAADNSGAKKLYCIKVLGGSRKRYATVGDIIVVSVKEAIPNAKVKKGDVLKAVVVRTKKEIPRPDGSYIRFDDNSAVLVNQQREPIGTRIFGPVARELRAKRFMKIISLAPEVL is encoded by the coding sequence ATGATTCAGGCAGAAACCAAACTCCTGGCTGCCGACAATTCAGGGGCCAAGAAACTTTACTGTATCAAGGTGCTGGGTGGCTCGCGCAAACGGTATGCCACGGTAGGAGATATCATTGTGGTCTCCGTCAAGGAAGCTATTCCCAATGCCAAGGTGAAAAAGGGCGACGTGCTGAAGGCAGTGGTGGTAAGGACCAAGAAGGAGATCCCCAGGCCGGACGGTTCCTACATTCGTTTCGATGACAACTCGGCGGTCCTGGTGAACCAGCAGCGCGAACCCATCGGTACCCGCATCTTTGGACCGGTGGCCCGGGAGTTGCGAGCCAAACGTTTTATGAAAATCATCT
- the rpsS gene encoding 30S ribosomal protein S19 has translation MPRSLKKGPFVDESLLRKALRAQETQDRRMIKTWSRRSTILPEFVGLTLAVHNGRKFIPVFITENMVGHKLGEFAPTRTFYGHAGAKKSRLRGQR, from the coding sequence ATGCCGCGATCACTAAAAAAGGGTCCATTTGTCGATGAGTCACTATTGAGAAAGGCACTGCGAGCTCAAGAGACTCAGGACCGCCGCATGATCAAGACCTGGTCTCGCCGCTCCACAATTCTTCCAGAGTTTGTGGGGCTCACTCTGGCGGTGCACAATGGCAGGAAGTTTATTCCAGTGTTTATTACGGAAAACATGGTGGGACACAAACTGGGGGAATTCGCGCCGACGAGAACCTTCTACGGTCATGCGGGCGCCAAGAAGAGCCGCTTGCGGGGTCAGAGATAA
- the rplB gene encoding 50S ribosomal protein L2 has product MAIRAVKPTSAGRRFQSYSTFEEITRRTPEKSLLRPLKKSGGRNSYGRVTVRHRGGGHKRRYRVIDFKRDKNDIPAKVASIEYDPNRSARIALLHYADGEKRYILAPLGIQVGDTVIASDSADIKPGNTLPLEKIPLGTIIHNLEMKVGKGGQLVRSAGGGAQLMAKEGRYAQVRLPSGEVRKILLKCKATIGQIGNIEHENISYGKAGRTRWFGRRPRVRGVAMNPVDHPHGGGEGKSSGGRHPVTPWGMPTKGYRTRRPKPSDKLIVKRRNR; this is encoded by the coding sequence ATGGCGATAAGAGCGGTGAAACCAACTTCTGCTGGCAGAAGGTTTCAGAGCTATTCCACCTTCGAGGAAATTACCCGGCGTACTCCGGAGAAGAGCCTGCTGAGACCGCTGAAGAAATCTGGAGGGCGCAACAGCTATGGACGAGTCACTGTCAGACACCGGGGCGGGGGCCACAAGAGGCGCTACCGCGTCATTGACTTCAAGCGCGACAAGAACGACATCCCCGCCAAAGTGGCCTCCATTGAATACGATCCGAATCGCAGCGCCAGGATAGCGCTGCTGCACTATGCGGATGGGGAGAAGCGTTACATCCTTGCTCCCCTGGGCATCCAGGTGGGTGACACAGTGATAGCCAGTGACAGCGCGGATATCAAGCCCGGCAACACCCTGCCTCTGGAAAAAATCCCGCTGGGCACCATCATCCACAACCTGGAGATGAAGGTGGGCAAAGGCGGCCAACTTGTCAGAAGTGCGGGGGGCGGCGCTCAGCTGATGGCCAAAGAGGGACGCTATGCGCAGGTCCGTCTTCCCTCTGGGGAGGTGCGCAAGATCCTGCTCAAATGCAAGGCCACCATTGGCCAGATAGGCAACATAGAACACGAAAACATCAGTTATGGCAAGGCAGGAAGAACTCGCTGGTTTGGCCGCCGACCAAGGGTGCGGGGAGTAGCCATGAACCCGGTGGATCACCCCCACGGCGGCGGCGAAGGGAAGAGTTCCGGAGGGCGACATCCGGTGACCCCGTGGGGCATGCCCACCAAGGGCTACCGCACCCGCAGGCCCAAACCGAGCGACAAGCTGATCGTAAAAAGACGCAACCGCTAG
- the rplV gene encoding 50S ribosomal protein L22: MEIKAVARYVRISPRKARLVTELVKGKPVEEALTQLKFTPKKGARLVSKVLYSALANAEQYPGIDVDTLYIKRIFVDEGPRMKRWRARAMGRATRILKRSSHITVILDESW, encoded by the coding sequence ATGGAGATAAAGGCAGTTGCTCGTTATGTGAGGATTTCACCACGCAAGGCCAGGTTGGTCACTGAACTGGTCAAGGGAAAGCCTGTGGAAGAGGCGCTCACCCAGCTGAAGTTCACCCCCAAAAAGGGGGCCAGACTGGTGAGCAAGGTGCTCTATTCTGCCCTGGCCAATGCAGAGCAGTATCCCGGCATTGATGTGGATACGCTTTACATAAAGCGCATTTTTGTGGACGAAGGACCTCGAATGAAAAGGTGGCGGGCAAGGGCTATGGGACGGGCGACGAGAATCCTCAAACGCTCGAGCCACATAACAGTCATCCTGGACGAGAGCTGGTGA
- the rpmC gene encoding 50S ribosomal protein L29 — MKASELRELSREELEVKESELVEALFNLRFQHATGQLDNTAQLGKTRREIARVKTVLAEKRKRAGE; from the coding sequence ATGAAAGCCAGCGAACTCAGAGAATTGAGCCGTGAGGAGTTGGAAGTCAAAGAGAGCGAACTGGTGGAAGCACTTTTCAACCTGAGATTTCAACATGCTACCGGCCAACTGGACAATACGGCCCAGCTTGGCAAGACTCGCAGAGAAATCGCTCGTGTAAAAACCGTGTTGGCAGAGAAACGGAAGAGGGCCGGAGAATGA
- the rplP gene encoding 50S ribosomal protein L16, translating to MLAPKKVKYRKQQKGRMKGKAYRGSTLEFGDYGLQATECAWMTARQIEAARIAMTRHIKRGGKIWIRVFPDKPVTKKPTETRMGKGKGAPEGWVAVVRPGKMLYEMEGVPEPVAREAFRLAGHKLGFKTRFVSRGGSA from the coding sequence ATGTTAGCGCCCAAAAAGGTAAAATACCGCAAGCAACAGAAGGGCAGAATGAAAGGCAAGGCCTACCGCGGCTCCACGCTGGAATTCGGAGACTATGGACTGCAGGCCACTGAATGCGCCTGGATGACTGCGCGGCAAATAGAGGCTGCTCGAATCGCCATGACCCGCCACATCAAGCGGGGCGGCAAGATCTGGATTCGGGTGTTCCCGGACAAGCCTGTCACCAAGAAGCCCACTGAGACCAGAATGGGCAAAGGCAAGGGTGCGCCCGAGGGCTGGGTTGCAGTGGTTCGTCCCGGCAAGATGTTGTACGAAATGGAGGGTGTCCCAGAGCCGGTGGCCCGGGAGGCTTTCAGGCTGGCCGGGCACAAACTGGGCTTCAAAACAAGATTTGTGAGTCGTGGAGGGAGTGCATGA
- the rplW gene encoding 50S ribosomal protein L23 has translation MENPHQVLRRPLITEKSTIQKELHNQLTFEVDRRANKVEIKRAVEEIFKVKVHRVCTSNYEGKKKRLGRFEGRRRHWKKAVVTLKPGQKIEFFEGV, from the coding sequence ATGGAGAATCCACATCAGGTTCTACGACGACCGCTCATTACAGAAAAGAGTACTATTCAGAAGGAGCTGCACAACCAGCTCACCTTCGAAGTTGATCGAAGGGCGAACAAGGTAGAGATCAAGAGGGCGGTAGAAGAGATCTTCAAAGTGAAGGTCCACAGGGTATGCACCAGCAATTATGAGGGCAAGAAGAAGCGGCTGGGTCGCTTCGAGGGGCGGCGGCGACACTGGAAGAAGGCAGTGGTTACCCTGAAGCCCGGACAGAAGATAGAATTTTTCGAGGGAGTCTAG